The following coding sequences lie in one Deltaproteobacteria bacterium genomic window:
- a CDS encoding type II secretion system protein, whose protein sequence is MLKKQKGFTLIELVLVISILGILAIAALPSFINVSTQARQASRDGVVGAVRSGIALYRANDLVVNGAPGNYPALLDAAAATSTAGAGNLFYNNVLSQGIADGNWTKGASTTIYIYDDGTTTYTYTYTPATGAFTSPTAP, encoded by the coding sequence ATCGAATTGGTCCTCGTGATTTCCATCTTGGGGATTCTGGCGATTGCGGCATTGCCTTCGTTTATCAACGTGAGCACGCAGGCAAGGCAAGCTTCGCGAGATGGAGTTGTGGGTGCGGTTCGGTCAGGAATTGCTCTTTATAGAGCAAACGACTTGGTCGTGAATGGCGCTCCGGGAAATTATCCCGCATTGCTGGACGCGGCCGCGGCGACATCAACGGCAGGGGCCGGCAATTTGTTTTACAACAACGTCTTGAGTCAGGGCATTGCCGACGGGAACTGGACAAAAGGTGCAAGTACAACGATATATATCTACGATGATGGCACCACAACTTACACGTACACGTATACCCCAGCTACCGGCGCCTTTACGAGTCCGACCGCTCCATAA
- a CDS encoding prepilin-type N-terminal cleavage/methylation domain-containing protein produces MKQRGFTLIEAILTLTILAGGIVGVLTLYQRNIANSDEMEQTLIATLLAEEKLEQIVHDKKYKLYPYIVTANYPATENLTAEGYPAYTRTITIQEVRSTDLITPQSGTGYKRVTVGVSITGGPTITFDTLLTQWGEF; encoded by the coding sequence ATGAAACAAAGAGGATTTACATTGATTGAGGCAATTCTGACACTGACCATTTTGGCCGGTGGCATTGTGGGTGTATTAACTCTCTACCAGCGCAATATCGCAAACTCAGATGAAATGGAACAGACTCTCATCGCCACATTGTTGGCAGAGGAAAAGCTGGAGCAGATTGTTCACGATAAAAAATACAAACTCTACCCTTACATTGTTACAGCCAATTATCCGGCTACGGAAAATCTGACTGCGGAGGGCTATCCCGCTTATACCCGTACGATTACCATTCAAGAGGTGAGGAGCACGGATCTGATAACACCTCAAAGCGGAACCGGATATAAGAGAGTAACGGTGGGCGTCTCCATCACCGGAGGTCCTACAATTACTTTCGATACGCTACTGACACAATGGGGAGAATTCTGA
- a CDS encoding type II secretion system protein, whose amino-acid sequence MRQKGFTLVEVILTIVVIGILFAVSSIVLRQGLDSYSHILNRSNNLQTTRYAMERMIRELTLVGDTNPTNIQNIQSDRITYVDSDSNTTNFNFANGTLYRSTDPLLNNVTAVTFTGFKDTGATTTAGNQVRRVRIQLSTLPPNQTTPLNLRTDIFIRNYMYENFR is encoded by the coding sequence ATGCGCCAAAAAGGATTTACACTTGTTGAAGTCATATTGACCATTGTGGTCATTGGAATTCTTTTTGCCGTCAGTAGTATTGTCCTCCGACAGGGACTTGATTCCTATTCCCATATCCTCAACAGGAGCAACAATCTGCAAACAACCCGCTACGCCATGGAGCGCATGATTCGCGAATTGACTCTGGTTGGAGATACGAACCCCACCAATATTCAGAATATCCAGTCGGACAGAATCACTTATGTTGACTCCGACAGCAACACCACCAACTTTAACTTTGCGAACGGAACACTTTATCGCAGCACAGACCCGCTTCTAAACAATGTTACGGCAGTTACCTTCACCGGATTCAAGGATACGGGCGCAACAACCACGGCGGGAAATCAGGTTCGCCGTGTCCGCATTCAATTATCAACACTTCCGCCAAACCAAACAACGCCATTAAATTTAAGAACAGACATATTTATTCGAAACTACATGTATGAAAATTTCAGATAG
- a CDS encoding AAA family ATPase: MYREFFGFEEKPFNVTPDTRYLFLSPVHEGVLQILRYGIHERKGFLLLTGEVGTGKTVSIRALLNEINHSVATSLILNPQLSRLELLKTINRDFGRELKRNSFKEQIDCLNQFVLECADQGRNALVIIDEAQNLSLEALEMTRLLSNLETETTKLLQIILVGQSELEEKLARTDLRQLRQRIQMHCKLTPLDLDQTERYITFRIQKAGPKSSVAFEKSAVQFVHNFSKGVPRLINTLCDFSLVTAYLKNSRIITKSIVSEAFSEIKGDIPYVAHI; this comes from the coding sequence ATGTATCGCGAATTTTTTGGATTTGAAGAAAAACCGTTCAACGTCACCCCCGATACTCGCTATCTTTTTCTTTCTCCGGTTCATGAAGGGGTTTTGCAGATTCTTCGCTACGGCATTCATGAGCGAAAAGGTTTTCTTTTGCTTACCGGAGAGGTGGGCACCGGAAAAACAGTCAGCATTCGGGCACTTCTTAACGAGATCAACCATTCTGTCGCAACCAGTTTGATTCTCAACCCGCAACTCTCACGCCTCGAACTTCTCAAAACAATCAATCGGGATTTTGGAAGAGAATTGAAACGGAATTCCTTCAAGGAACAGATCGACTGTTTAAATCAATTTGTTTTGGAATGCGCCGATCAGGGAAGAAATGCGCTCGTTATTATCGACGAAGCCCAAAATCTGTCTCTGGAAGCCCTTGAAATGACAAGACTTTTATCAAATCTCGAAACAGAGACTACCAAACTTCTTCAAATCATTCTTGTGGGACAATCGGAGCTCGAAGAAAAACTGGCTCGTACGGACCTCCGGCAGTTGCGACAACGCATCCAAATGCATTGCAAACTGACCCCTCTCGACTTGGATCAAACCGAACGCTATATCACTTTCCGCATTCAAAAAGCAGGGCCGAAATCTTCCGTCGCGTTTGAAAAATCGGCGGTACAGTTTGTTCACAATTTTTCAAAAGGGGTACCCCGTCTCATCAACACTCTCTGCGATTTTAGTCTTGTCACCGCCTATTTGAAAAATTCCCGCATCATCACAAAATCGATTGTGAGTGAGGCCTTTTCCGAGATTAAAGGAGATATTCCCTATGTCGCTCATATTTGA
- a CDS encoding tetratricopeptide repeat protein: MSLIFDALKKAEKDQQKNPDAPLKLPNPILQENRANAQKRILILLALLLISAGFLAYLRFFKKSSVTAQTAPTPITAEGKKGDSSDPNFLKEKATTLAHDNKLEEAQIIWQKLTLLLPTDSEVYNNLGFVLKKMGKKEEAYQAYHQALALRKEYPEASNNLGVLLLEDGVRTSAKSEFQKAISLAPNYADPHFNLALVLEQEGSLKEAADQYKTFLQLSPNLEEGFRKKIEEKITRFKIQ, from the coding sequence ATGTCGCTCATATTTGACGCGCTGAAAAAAGCAGAAAAAGACCAACAAAAAAATCCCGATGCACCGTTGAAACTTCCGAATCCGATACTTCAGGAAAACCGCGCGAATGCTCAAAAGAGAATTCTGATTCTCCTTGCGCTACTTCTAATCAGTGCGGGGTTTCTTGCTTACCTCCGTTTTTTTAAAAAATCTTCTGTGACCGCGCAAACCGCACCCACTCCCATTACCGCAGAAGGAAAAAAAGGAGACTCTTCTGATCCAAACTTTCTCAAAGAAAAAGCGACAACCTTGGCCCACGACAACAAACTGGAAGAAGCGCAAATAATTTGGCAAAAACTCACATTGCTTTTACCAACGGACTCCGAAGTCTACAACAATCTGGGATTTGTCCTTAAAAAAATGGGGAAAAAAGAAGAAGCGTATCAGGCTTATCATCAGGCATTAGCTTTAAGGAAGGAATATCCGGAGGCATCCAATAATTTGGGTGTGCTTCTGTTGGAAGACGGGGTTCGTACATCGGCCAAATCGGAATTTCAAAAAGCAATCAGCCTCGCCCCAAATTATGCGGACCCTCATTTCAATCTCGCCCTCGTTTTGGAGCAGGAAGGAAGTCTTAAAGAAGCCGCGGATCAATACAAAACTTTTCTACAACTTTCTCCTAATTTGGAAGAGGGATTCAGAAAAAAGATCGAAGAAAAAATCACGCGGTTTAAAATCCAATGA
- the pilM gene encoding pilus assembly protein PilM, producing MIPIPFLKKFQRQDTIGLDWGLEDLKWLKLQTLSSGHRKICYLDYLPLPSDEKEASAVLKDYVLKKGLTGTPTAVSFQEEGLAIRRLELPRMPPDDLQEAVRWQMRDIAEGSMDDYLVRYSLLEETTTPEMVRLTLLGYAIKRSAIQHQTILLQKAGLKPFFLEPTPVSLAFAVEKTCPSAEHEWTACVDVGRKRAYFLAIGNGKLHFVRFLSGVALEQMGETSEDYATKLAVEIQHAVDAFSIAYQVEKIKKIFLAGGGAGIEKLPDFLTKNLGIFTEVLNPLAGLEGTKGFKLGLEKPYLFGPALGLAFLKP from the coding sequence ATGATACCGATCCCTTTTTTAAAAAAATTTCAAAGACAGGACACCATCGGCCTTGACTGGGGCCTCGAAGATTTGAAATGGCTCAAACTCCAAACGCTGAGTTCCGGCCATCGCAAAATTTGTTATCTCGATTATCTTCCCCTCCCCTCCGATGAAAAAGAAGCCTCCGCAGTACTCAAAGATTATGTTTTGAAAAAGGGTTTAACGGGAACCCCCACTGCCGTTTCGTTTCAGGAAGAGGGGCTGGCCATTCGCAGACTGGAACTGCCGCGCATGCCGCCTGATGATCTGCAGGAAGCTGTGCGCTGGCAAATGCGTGATATCGCCGAAGGCTCGATGGATGATTACCTCGTCCGTTATTCTCTTTTGGAGGAAACAACCACGCCCGAAATGGTGCGTCTGACACTTCTGGGTTACGCCATCAAAAGAAGCGCCATTCAACATCAGACAATTCTTTTACAGAAAGCCGGTTTGAAACCTTTTTTTCTGGAACCGACTCCCGTCTCACTGGCCTTCGCGGTTGAAAAAACCTGCCCTTCCGCCGAACATGAATGGACCGCCTGCGTGGATGTGGGCAGAAAACGCGCCTATTTTTTGGCTATCGGAAACGGGAAACTCCATTTTGTGCGTTTCCTTTCCGGTGTTGCGCTGGAACAGATGGGAGAAACGTCTGAAGACTACGCCACAAAACTTGCGGTTGAAATTCAGCATGCCGTTGATGCTTTTTCCATTGCCTATCAGGTCGAAAAAATCAAAAAAATATTTTTGGCGGGGGGAGGAGCCGGCATTGAAAAACTGCCCGATTTTCTGACAAAAAATTTGGGCATTTTTACGGAGGTGTTGAACCCATTGGCGGGGTTGGAAGGAACAAAAGGATTTAAGCTGGGTCTGGAAAAACCATAT